In Candidatus Sodalis pierantonius str. SOPE, one DNA window encodes the following:
- a CDS encoding cytochrome C assembly family protein: protein MSWISLLAFIAYSLSLGLILPSILRRNSAYRRLALLSAAVAMLGHGALIWLRIFGVQAGQNLSLLNVGSLISLIICVIMTVAASRNRGWFLLPIVYIFAMIHVAFITLMPGEFITHLEATLGLMVHIGLALFSYAVLIIAALYAFQLTWLDYLLKNKKLSLHSDMPPLMGIERKMFHITQVGVVLLTLTLATGLFFMRDLFVAENRHKAVLSFIAWLVYIVILWGHYRQGWRGRRVVWLSVLGVLLLTLAYFGSRIWQNVMA, encoded by the coding sequence ATGTCCTGGATTTCCCTTCTGGCCTTTATTGCCTATTCCTTGAGCCTCGGCCTGATCTTGCCCAGCATTTTACGCCGCAATAGCGCTTATCGCCGGCTGGCCCTGCTGTCGGCGGCGGTGGCGATGCTGGGACACGGCGCGCTGATTTGGCTGCGCATCTTTGGCGTGCAGGCGGGGCAGAATTTGAGCTTGTTGAACGTGGGCTCACTCATCAGCCTTATCATCTGCGTGATCATGACGGTGGCGGCGTCGCGCAACCGCGGCTGGTTTTTGCTGCCCATCGTCTATATCTTCGCGATGATCCATGTGGCGTTTATTACCCTGATGCCGGGGGAATTCATTACCCATCTGGAAGCCACGCTCGGTCTGATGGTCCATATCGGCCTGGCGCTATTTTCTTATGCGGTGCTGATTATCGCCGCCCTGTACGCGTTCCAGCTGACGTGGCTTGATTACCTGCTGAAAAATAAGAAACTGAGTCTCCATTCCGACATGCCGCCGCTGATGGGCATTGAGCGCAAAATGTTTCACATCACCCAGGTCGGGGTGGTGCTGTTAACATTGACGCTCGCCACCGGTCTTTTTTTCATGCGGGATCTGTTCGTCGCCGAGAACCGGCATAAGGCGGTTCTCTCTTTCATCGCCTGGCTGGTCTATATTGTAATACTATGGGGTCATTACCGGCAGGGCTGGCGCGGTCGCCGGGTGGTGTGGCTCAGCGTGCTGGGTGTGCTGTTATTGACGCTGGCCTATTTCGGCAGCCGGATCTGGCAAAACGTAATGGCGTAA
- the ffh gene encoding signal recognition particle protein encodes MFDNLSDRLSRTLRNISGRGRLTEDNIKETLREVRMALLEADVALPVVRDFISRVKESALGQEVNKSLTPGQEFVKIVRAELVNAMGDENNALNLAAQPPAVVLMVGLQGAGKTTSVGKLGKYLREKQKKKVLVVSADVYRPAAIKQLETLANTVGVDFFPSDAAQKPLDIVNQALNQAKLKFYDVLLVDTAGRLHVDETMMAEIIAIHAAIHPVETLFVVDAMTGQDAANTAKAFNQVLPLTGVILTKVDGDARGGAALSIRHITGKPIKFMGVGEKTDALEPFYPDRLAGRILGMGDVLSLIEDIESKVDRAQAEKLASKLKKGDDFDLTDFLDQLKQMRNMGGMASMMSKLPGVGQLPDNVKSQMDDKVLVRMEAIINSMTAKERVSPDIIKGSRKRRIAAGSGMQVQDVNRLLKQFDDMQRMMKKMKKGGMAKMMRNMKGIMPPGFPGR; translated from the coding sequence ATGTTTGACAATTTATCCGATCGATTATCGCGCACGTTGCGCAATATCAGCGGCAGAGGCCGCCTGACTGAAGACAATATCAAAGAAACCCTGCGCGAAGTGCGCATGGCGCTGTTGGAAGCGGATGTGGCGCTCCCGGTAGTGCGGGACTTCATCAGCCGGGTCAAAGAGAGCGCGCTGGGGCAGGAAGTCAATAAAAGCCTGACGCCGGGGCAGGAATTCGTCAAGATCGTGCGCGCCGAGCTGGTGAACGCCATGGGCGACGAAAACAACGCCCTGAATCTGGCGGCGCAGCCGCCGGCGGTGGTGCTGATGGTGGGCCTGCAGGGGGCGGGGAAAACCACAAGCGTCGGCAAGCTCGGTAAATATCTGCGCGAAAAACAGAAGAAAAAAGTGCTGGTCGTGTCTGCCGACGTGTATCGCCCGGCGGCTATCAAGCAGCTTGAAACGCTGGCGAACACGGTGGGCGTCGATTTTTTCCCGTCCGACGCCGCGCAAAAACCGCTCGATATCGTCAATCAGGCGCTGAATCAGGCCAAGCTCAAATTTTATGATGTGCTGCTGGTGGACACCGCCGGCCGCCTGCATGTAGATGAAACGATGATGGCGGAAATCATCGCTATCCACGCCGCCATCCACCCGGTGGAAACGCTGTTTGTGGTGGATGCCATGACCGGCCAGGACGCCGCCAATACCGCTAAAGCTTTTAATCAGGTGCTGCCGCTGACCGGGGTTATCCTGACCAAAGTGGACGGCGATGCGCGCGGCGGCGCGGCGCTTTCCATCCGCCACATTACCGGCAAACCCATCAAATTCATGGGCGTCGGCGAGAAAACCGACGCGCTGGAGCCCTTTTATCCCGATCGCCTGGCCGGGCGGATACTTGGCATGGGCGATGTGCTGTCCCTTATCGAGGATATTGAAAGCAAGGTCGATCGCGCCCAGGCGGAGAAGCTGGCCAGCAAGCTGAAGAAAGGCGACGATTTCGATTTGACCGACTTCCTGGATCAGCTCAAGCAGATGCGCAATATGGGCGGCATGGCCAGCATGATGAGCAAGCTGCCCGGCGTCGGCCAGCTGCCGGACAACGTCAAATCGCAAATGGACGATAAAGTCCTGGTGCGCATGGAGGCTATCATCAATTCCATGACCGCCAAAGAGCGCGTTAGCCCGGACATCATTAAAGGCTCGCGTAAACGCCGTATCGCCGCCGGCTCCGGCATGCAGGTCCAGGATGTTAACCGCCTGCTGAAACAGTTCGACGACATGCAGCGCATGATGAAGAAAATGAAAAAGGGCGGTATGGCGAAAATGATGCGCAATATGAAGGGTATTATGCCGCCCGGTTTCCCCGGTCGTTAA
- the rpsP gene encoding 30S ribosomal protein S16 yields MVTIRLARGGAKKRPFYQIVVTDSRNARDGRFIERIGFFNPIATGQAEDLRLDLDRIEHWVGQGATVSERVSALIKDAKKAA; encoded by the coding sequence ATGGTAACAATTCGTTTGGCACGTGGCGGCGCTAAAAAACGCCCATTCTATCAAATCGTCGTGACCGACAGCCGCAATGCGCGCGACGGTCGCTTTATTGAACGTATTGGCTTTTTCAACCCGATCGCTACCGGTCAGGCTGAAGATCTGCGTTTGGATCTGGATCGTATTGAACATTGGGTTGGCCAGGGCGCAACGGTTTCCGAACGCGTTTCCGCGCTGATCAAAGACGCGAAAAAAGCAGCATAG
- the rimM gene encoding ribosome maturation factor RimM (Essential for efficient processing of 16S rRNA) — translation MSKQLRIAAPVEPVVVGKMGSAYGIRGWLRVFSSTEEAESIFDYQPWFIKRAGEWQPIGLESWKRHNQDLIIKVRDIEDREAATLLTNCEIVVDASQLPDLDNGEYYWKDLLGCQVVTVGGYQLGEVIDLMETGSNDVLVVKANLKDAFGIQERLIPFLDGQVIKNVDLTAHVIEVDWDPCF, via the coding sequence ATGAGCAAACAACTCCGTATCGCAGCACCCGTTGAGCCGGTAGTCGTGGGCAAGATGGGCTCGGCGTATGGCATTCGCGGTTGGCTCAGAGTGTTTTCATCCACTGAAGAAGCCGAAAGCATTTTTGATTACCAGCCCTGGTTCATCAAAAGGGCCGGTGAGTGGCAGCCGATTGGGCTGGAAAGCTGGAAGCGCCACAATCAGGACCTGATCATCAAGGTCAGGGACATCGAAGACCGGGAAGCGGCGACGCTTTTGACCAATTGCGAAATCGTCGTCGACGCGTCGCAATTGCCGGACCTTGACAACGGCGAGTACTACTGGAAAGACCTCCTGGGGTGCCAGGTCGTCACCGTCGGCGGTTATCAGCTGGGGGAAGTCATTGATTTGATGGAAACCGGCTCGAACGATGTTCTGGTGGTGAAAGCCAACCTGAAAGATGCCTTTGGCATTCAAGAGCGGTTGATTCCGTTTCTCGACGGGCAGGTGATTAAGAACGTCGATCTCACGGCCCACGTCATTGAAGTTGACTGGGATCCGTGCTTTTGA
- the trmD gene encoding tRNA (guanosine(37)-N1)-methyltransferase TrmD, whose translation MWIGVISLFPEMFRAITDYGVTGRAVKNGLLRVQCWSPREFTPDRHRTVDDRPYGGGPGMLMMVQPLRDAIHEAKNKAGEGAKVIYLSPQGRKLDQQGVSELAANPKMILVCGRYEGIDERLIATEIDEEWSMGDYVLSGGELAAMALIDSVSRFIPGVLGHEASAAEDSFAEGLLDCPHYTRPEVLVGMEVPLVLLSGNHAEIRRWRLKQSLGRTWLRRPELLESLALTDEQATLLTEFQREYRVMQQDD comes from the coding sequence ATGTGGATTGGTGTTATCAGCCTGTTTCCCGAAATGTTCCGCGCCATTACCGATTACGGGGTGACCGGCCGGGCAGTGAAGAATGGCCTGCTGCGGGTGCAGTGCTGGAGCCCGCGTGAATTTACCCCCGATCGGCACCGTACCGTGGACGATCGCCCTTACGGCGGCGGACCGGGTATGCTGATGATGGTGCAGCCCTTGCGGGATGCGATTCACGAGGCAAAAAACAAGGCAGGCGAAGGGGCGAAGGTGATTTATCTCTCCCCTCAGGGTCGTAAGCTCGATCAGCAAGGCGTGAGCGAGCTGGCCGCCAACCCAAAGATGATTTTGGTCTGCGGCCGTTACGAAGGTATTGATGAGCGTTTAATCGCCACCGAGATTGATGAAGAATGGTCAATGGGTGATTATGTGCTCAGCGGCGGTGAATTAGCGGCGATGGCGCTGATTGACTCGGTTTCCCGGTTTATTCCGGGCGTACTGGGGCATGAGGCCTCCGCGGCGGAGGACTCCTTCGCCGAAGGGCTGCTGGATTGCCCGCACTATACCCGTCCTGAGGTGTTGGTCGGCATGGAGGTTCCGCTAGTTCTGCTGTCGGGCAATCATGCTGAGATTCGTCGCTGGCGTCTAAAACAGTCTTTGGGCCGTACCTGGCTGAGAAGACCTGAACTTCTGGAAAGCCTAGCTCTGACTGACGAGCAAGCAACGTTGCTAACCGAATTCCAGCGGGAATATCGGGTGATGCAACAAGATGATTAA
- the rplS gene encoding 50S ribosomal protein L19, with translation MSNIIKQIEQEQMKQDVPSFRPGDSVEVKVWVVEGSKKRLQAFEGVVIAIRNRGLHSALTVRKISNGEGVERVFQTHSPVIDSITVKRRGAVRQAKLYYLRERTGKAARIKERLN, from the coding sequence ATGAGCAACATTATTAAGCAAATTGAACAAGAACAGATGAAGCAGGACGTACCGTCCTTCCGCCCCGGCGACTCGGTGGAAGTTAAGGTATGGGTTGTTGAAGGCAGCAAAAAACGTCTGCAGGCATTCGAGGGCGTGGTTATCGCTATTCGTAATCGCGGTCTGCATTCTGCATTAACTGTTCGCAAAATCTCCAACGGCGAAGGCGTTGAGCGCGTGTTCCAGACGCATTCTCCGGTCATCGACAGCATTACCGTGAAACGCCGTGGTGCCGTTCGTCAGGCCAAACTGTATTACCTGCGTGAACGTACCGGTAAGGCAGCGCGTATTAAAGAGCGCCTGAACTAA